The following are encoded in a window of Sphaerisporangium siamense genomic DNA:
- a CDS encoding NADH-quinone oxidoreductase subunit N: MNENLAALIPETALLGAAVAGLLAGSWLPRRRQWVVAALAAAACVTGVAATAVTMAGGRGQLVFSGTFAVDTATDAGRLIVLGALLLVCAMSVESVRGHERETEYYVLLLLTGAGTLAMVGANDLLTLFAGYLLASVPAYALAGFAKDASSTEAALKYYLMGALTGVVMLAGVSVLYAAGHATLYGDLRQALPSAPYGLVAVGLVAVLAGLLFKIGGVPAHFWVPDVTDGAMAPVAAYVTTLPKIGGLIAAFRLLHQALPASDVNWPLLLAVLAALSMTLGNLAAFFQTSVKRLLAYSTISQVGYLLMAVAVATRTDLAQPALLFYLAAYALTNLGAFAVVTELPDARTLADYRGLARSRPALAAVLVVCLLGLVGTPPTGVFLGKLEVFTAAINGGYTWLAALAVANTVASLFYYLRWLAPLFHPAVPTNAHTTTGHWPATTAYLAATSSLALGLAGGAVLPLFTGALLP, from the coding sequence GTGAACGAGAACCTCGCCGCCCTCATCCCCGAGACGGCGCTGCTCGGCGCCGCCGTCGCCGGCCTGCTCGCCGGGTCATGGCTGCCCCGCCGCCGCCAGTGGGTCGTCGCGGCCCTGGCCGCCGCGGCCTGCGTGACCGGCGTCGCCGCCACCGCCGTCACGATGGCCGGCGGGCGAGGACAACTGGTCTTCTCCGGCACGTTCGCCGTCGACACCGCCACGGACGCGGGACGGCTGATCGTGCTCGGCGCCTTGCTGCTCGTCTGCGCCATGTCGGTGGAGAGCGTGCGCGGGCATGAGCGCGAAACCGAGTACTACGTGCTGCTGCTCCTGACCGGCGCGGGCACCCTCGCCATGGTCGGCGCCAACGACCTGCTGACGCTCTTCGCGGGCTACCTTCTCGCCAGCGTCCCGGCCTACGCGCTCGCCGGCTTCGCCAAGGACGCCTCCAGTACCGAAGCCGCCCTGAAGTACTACCTGATGGGAGCCCTGACGGGCGTCGTCATGCTCGCCGGGGTGAGCGTCCTCTACGCCGCCGGCCACGCCACCCTGTACGGAGACCTGCGCCAAGCGCTGCCGTCCGCCCCCTACGGGCTGGTCGCCGTCGGCCTCGTCGCGGTGCTGGCCGGACTGCTGTTCAAGATCGGCGGGGTGCCGGCCCACTTCTGGGTGCCCGACGTGACCGACGGCGCCATGGCGCCCGTCGCCGCGTACGTCACCACCCTCCCCAAGATCGGCGGGCTGATCGCCGCCTTCCGGCTCCTGCACCAGGCCCTGCCCGCGAGTGACGTCAACTGGCCGCTGCTGCTCGCCGTGCTGGCCGCCCTGTCCATGACGCTCGGCAACCTGGCCGCGTTCTTCCAGACCTCTGTCAAGCGGCTGCTCGCCTACTCCACCATCAGCCAGGTCGGCTACCTGCTCATGGCCGTGGCCGTCGCCACCCGCACCGACCTCGCCCAGCCGGCCCTGTTGTTCTACCTCGCCGCCTACGCCCTCACCAACCTCGGCGCGTTCGCCGTCGTCACCGAACTCCCGGACGCCCGCACCCTCGCCGACTACCGCGGCCTCGCCCGCAGCCGCCCCGCCCTGGCCGCCGTCCTGGTCGTCTGCCTGCTCGGCCTGGTGGGAACCCCGCCCACCGGCGTCTTCCTCGGCAAACTGGAAGTCTTCACCGCCGCCATCAACGGCGGCTACACCTGGCTGGCCGCCCTCGCCGTGGCCAACACCGTCGCCTCCCTCTTCTACTACCTCCGCTGGCTCGCCCCCCTCTTCCACCCCGCCGTACCGACCAACGCCCACACCACCACCGGCCACTGGCCCGCCACAACGGCCTACCTCGCAGCCACCTCCTCCCTAGCCCTCGGCCTCGCCGGCGGAGCCGTCCTTCCGCTCTTCACCGGCGCCCTGCTCCCGTGA
- a CDS encoding complex I subunit 4 family protein has protein sequence MLTVVTFLPLLACAVLLVSRGLPDRARVWVWIATAAADLALVVVLWAGFGAGGGLRYEQRVRWIPSAGVSYHVGVDGLSLPLVALTCLLFLAVAVYSLRENRRVRSYTCLFLFLQTVCLGLFVALDLILFFVFFDLSIVGMFFVIAGWGHGEQGRAAALKFFLYTFIGSLALLLGFIGLYLAATPHTFDMLDLTRANPLAGRGAYAALVLLAIGVGLAVKTPTVPFHTWLPPAHTDAPATGSAILAGVLLKMGTYGFVRVAMPLLPSTWRDYAMVFIVVGAVSAVYGALVALGQTHFKRMIAYTSVNHMGYIILAVGAAGVLAGTDAQARALAVTGAVTQMVSHGLLTAALFLLSGVLYDRGGTYEMDQYSGLAAPSPKLATATGVAAFASLGIPGFSGFIAEFQIFTGSLASQAVATAIALTGILITAALFLRALRGMFMGSVRLPSSVGAGGFRDLVAPETFSIAPLLTLGLVIGVAPRFLLDVIEPASRTLVGLVAR, from the coding sequence GTGCTCACCGTGGTCACCTTCCTGCCGCTGCTGGCGTGCGCCGTCCTGCTGGTGTCGCGCGGGCTTCCCGACCGTGCCCGCGTCTGGGTGTGGATCGCCACCGCCGCGGCCGACCTGGCGCTCGTCGTCGTCCTGTGGGCGGGGTTCGGCGCCGGCGGCGGCCTGCGGTACGAGCAGCGGGTGCGCTGGATCCCGAGCGCCGGGGTGAGCTATCACGTGGGCGTGGACGGCCTGTCCCTGCCGCTGGTGGCGCTCACCTGCCTGCTCTTCCTCGCCGTCGCCGTGTACTCGCTGCGGGAGAACCGCAGGGTCCGCTCCTACACGTGCCTGTTCCTCTTCCTGCAGACCGTGTGCCTGGGGTTGTTCGTCGCGCTGGACCTCATCTTGTTCTTCGTCTTCTTCGACCTGTCGATCGTCGGCATGTTCTTCGTCATCGCGGGCTGGGGGCACGGCGAGCAGGGCCGTGCGGCGGCGCTCAAGTTCTTCCTGTACACCTTCATCGGCTCGCTCGCCCTGCTGCTCGGCTTCATCGGCCTGTACCTGGCCGCCACGCCGCACACCTTCGACATGCTCGACCTGACCCGGGCGAACCCCCTGGCCGGCCGGGGCGCGTACGCGGCGCTGGTCCTGCTGGCGATCGGCGTCGGCCTGGCCGTCAAGACCCCGACCGTCCCCTTCCACACCTGGCTGCCTCCGGCGCACACCGACGCGCCCGCGACCGGGTCCGCCATACTCGCGGGCGTCCTGCTGAAGATGGGCACCTACGGCTTCGTCCGCGTCGCGATGCCGCTGCTCCCGAGCACCTGGCGTGATTACGCCATGGTCTTCATCGTCGTCGGCGCGGTCTCCGCCGTGTACGGAGCCCTGGTGGCCCTGGGGCAGACGCACTTCAAACGCATGATCGCCTACACGTCCGTCAACCACATGGGCTACATCATCCTCGCCGTCGGCGCCGCGGGCGTGCTGGCGGGCACCGACGCCCAGGCCCGTGCCCTGGCCGTCACCGGAGCCGTCACCCAGATGGTCAGCCACGGCCTGCTCACCGCCGCTCTCTTCCTGCTCTCCGGCGTGCTCTACGACCGGGGCGGCACCTACGAGATGGATCAGTACTCCGGACTGGCCGCACCCTCGCCGAAGCTGGCCACCGCGACCGGTGTCGCGGCGTTCGCGAGCCTGGGCATACCCGGCTTCTCCGGCTTCATCGCGGAGTTCCAGATCTTCACCGGCAGCCTCGCCTCGCAGGCGGTGGCCACCGCCATCGCCCTGACCGGCATCCTCATCACCGCCGCGCTGTTCCTGAGGGCGCTGCGCGGCATGTTCATGGGCTCCGTCCGCCTGCCATCCTCCGTCGGAGCCGGGGGCTTCCGTGACCTGGTCGCCCCTGAGACGTTCTCCATCGCGCCGCTGCTGACGCTCGGGCTGGTCATCGGCGTGGCGCCGCGCTTCCTGCTGGACGTCATCGAACCGGCCAGCCGCACGTTGGTGGGCCTGGTCGCCCGGTGA
- a CDS encoding NADH-quinone oxidoreductase subunit 5 family protein → MSALLWALVAVPLVAGAWLALAGHHVDRYVPALGVAAAGATLALAVAAAALRPRASAPLFAGIRAGLDVDGLSAVMVVTVAAVTVAVLVFSAGEFGGGENRGRFFGLMLIFAGAMLVTVTATTLPVLLMAWEVMGAMSWALIGYWWRRRERVRAADIAFLTTRTADLGLYLAAGAALAGGVGTLSLNALPAAASPWLHVVTAGVVLAALGKSAQLPFSFWLSRAMQGPSPVSALLHSATMVAAGAYLLLRLEPLLAATGWAEPFVAWAGAVTALVLGLVAVAQTDLKQLLAASTAAQVGFMVLAAGSGAVVGGTMQLMAHAATKAGLFLAAGAWLTALGTKQLPALRGAARTYPVTGAAFTTGALTLAGLPPLSLWATKDEILAAAVERGLWLYGVGLAAAAVSALYSVKALWYVWRPPPANAGDGYDTERQGTRRVTRMMTSPLVALAFAAATLGVFALPGLSAWLRAAVGGAGEPSPHGWELGLSAVVALAAAAFAWWGRSRHVVMPVEHRRWAVRWLGLDHGAHALVARPVMALARLLAAFDDRVLDGAVRGAGRMGMTVARLSARFDDNGIDASVGAVAAGARRLGRWARRPQTGLLHQYYVQAAIGFGVLLLLLLLVR, encoded by the coding sequence ATGAGCGCGCTCCTGTGGGCGCTCGTCGCCGTCCCCCTGGTCGCCGGCGCGTGGCTCGCCCTCGCGGGGCACCACGTCGACCGGTACGTCCCCGCGCTGGGCGTCGCCGCGGCCGGGGCGACGCTCGCCCTCGCCGTCGCCGCGGCGGCGCTGCGGCCCCGGGCGAGCGCGCCGCTCTTCGCCGGGATCCGCGCCGGGCTGGACGTGGACGGCCTGTCCGCCGTCATGGTGGTCACGGTCGCCGCGGTGACCGTCGCCGTGCTCGTCTTCTCCGCGGGCGAGTTCGGCGGCGGCGAGAACCGGGGCCGGTTCTTCGGGCTCATGCTGATCTTCGCCGGCGCCATGCTCGTGACCGTCACCGCCACCACGCTGCCGGTGCTCCTGATGGCGTGGGAGGTGATGGGGGCCATGAGCTGGGCGCTGATCGGATACTGGTGGCGCCGGCGCGAGCGGGTGCGCGCGGCCGACATCGCGTTCCTCACCACCAGGACCGCCGACCTCGGGCTCTATCTCGCCGCCGGGGCGGCGCTGGCCGGCGGCGTCGGCACGCTGAGCCTGAACGCGTTGCCGGCCGCCGCGTCGCCCTGGCTGCACGTGGTCACCGCCGGAGTCGTGCTCGCCGCGTTGGGCAAATCCGCGCAACTGCCCTTCTCGTTCTGGCTCTCGCGGGCGATGCAGGGCCCGAGCCCGGTCTCCGCGCTGCTGCACTCGGCCACCATGGTCGCCGCCGGCGCCTACCTCCTGCTGCGGCTGGAGCCGCTGCTCGCCGCCACCGGCTGGGCCGAGCCGTTCGTCGCCTGGGCCGGCGCCGTCACCGCGCTGGTCCTGGGGCTCGTCGCGGTCGCGCAGACCGATCTCAAGCAACTGCTCGCGGCCTCCACCGCCGCCCAGGTGGGATTCATGGTGCTCGCCGCCGGAAGCGGCGCCGTCGTCGGCGGAACCATGCAGCTCATGGCCCACGCCGCGACCAAGGCCGGGCTGTTCCTGGCCGCCGGGGCCTGGCTGACCGCCCTCGGCACCAAACAGCTTCCCGCGCTGCGCGGCGCGGCCAGAACCTACCCCGTCACCGGTGCCGCCTTCACCACGGGGGCGCTGACCCTGGCTGGGCTCCCGCCGCTGTCGCTGTGGGCCACCAAGGACGAGATCCTGGCCGCGGCCGTGGAGCGCGGCCTCTGGCTGTACGGCGTCGGCCTGGCGGCGGCCGCCGTCTCGGCGCTCTACAGCGTCAAAGCGCTGTGGTACGTGTGGCGCCCGCCGCCCGCGAACGCCGGGGACGGCTATGACACCGAGCGCCAGGGCACCCGGCGCGTCACGCGGATGATGACATCGCCGCTGGTGGCGCTCGCGTTCGCCGCCGCCACGCTGGGAGTGTTCGCGCTTCCGGGGCTCTCCGCGTGGCTGCGCGCGGCCGTCGGCGGCGCCGGTGAACCTTCCCCCCACGGGTGGGAGCTCGGCCTGTCGGCGGTCGTCGCGCTCGCCGCCGCGGCGTTCGCCTGGTGGGGCCGGAGCCGCCACGTCGTGATGCCGGTGGAGCACAGGCGATGGGCGGTCCGTTGGCTGGGGCTGGACCACGGCGCGCACGCGCTGGTGGCCCGGCCCGTGATGGCACTGGCCCGGCTGCTGGCCGCCTTCGACGACCGCGTCCTCGACGGCGCCGTCCGGGGGGCCGGGCGGATGGGCATGACCGTCGCCCGGCTCTCGGCGCGTTTCGACGACAACGGGATCGACGCGTCGGTCGGCGCGGTCGCGGCCGGGGCGCGCCGGCTGGGCCGGTGGGCGCGTCGTCCGCAGACCGGCCTGCTGCACCAGTACTACGTCCAGGCCGCGATCGGTTTCGGGGTGCTGCTCCTCCTCCTGCTGCTGGTGAGGTGA